A genomic window from Anguilla rostrata isolate EN2019 chromosome 14, ASM1855537v3, whole genome shotgun sequence includes:
- the LOC135239382 gene encoding syntaxin-2-like isoform X3 yields the protein MRDRLADLTVICGHEGGDVTLRGGQDFFMEGFFREVQETRGLVDRISSKVEEVKNKHSCVLSAPDPDERTKAELSRLNEEIKRDASTVQDRLKAMQAELSQDENAVGASVNPRIQKSQLSALCRRFGEVMTLYNEAQVSFREKSKGRIQRQLEITGRVTTNEQLEAMLESGNPAIFVSGVMSDSRITREALSEIESRHRDIIQLESSIRELHSMFLDIALLVETQGDMTNNIEKNVSSAAEYVCRAVGETKKAVRYQTKARRVRLLPSFPSLFKSSEPGS from the exons ATCTGCGGACATGAGGGCGGTGATGTCACACTCCGAGGGGGGCAGGACTTCTTCATGGAGGGATTTTTCAGAGAG GTGCAGGAGACCCGAGGGCTGGTTGATAGGATCTCCTCTAAGGTGGAGGaggtgaaaaacaaacacagctgcgTTCTGTCCGCACCGGATCCTGACGAGA GAACGAAGGCGGAACTGTCACGGCTCAATGAGGAGATCAAGAGGGACGCCAGCACCGTGCAGGACCGCTTAAAGg CCATGCAGGCGGAGCTGTCCCAGGACGAGAATGCAGTCGGGGCATCGGTGAATCCCCGCATCCAGAAATCCCAG CTCTCCGCGCTGTGCCGCAGGTTCGGGGAGGTCATGACCCTGTACAACGAGGCGCAGGTGTCCTTCCGCGAGAAGAGCAAAGGCCGAATTCAGAGACAGCTGGAGATAA cgGGAAGAGTGACCACGAACGAGCAGCTGGAGGCCATGCTGGAGAGCGGCAATCCCGCCATATTTGTGTCAGGC GTGATGTCAGACTCGCGGATCACCCGCGAGGCCCTGAGCGAGATCGAGTCCCGGCACAGAGACATCATCCAGCTGGAGTCCAGCATCAGGGAGCTGCACAGCATGTTCCTGGACATAGCCCTGCTGGTGGAGACGCAG GGCGACATGACCAACAACATCGAGAAGAACGTGTCCAGCGCGGCGGAGTACGTGTGCCGCGCCGTGGGGGAGACCAAAAAAGCCGTTCGCTACCAGACGAAAGCCCGCCGGGTAAGGCTCCTCCCCAGTTTCCCCAGTCTGTTCAAGAGCAGCGAGCCCGGCTCCTGA
- the LOC135239382 gene encoding syntaxin-2-like isoform X1, giving the protein MRDRLADLTVICGHEGGDVTLRGGQDFFMEGFFREVQETRGLVDRISSKVEEVKNKHSCVLSAPDPDERTKAELSRLNEEIKRDASTVQDRLKAMQAELSQDENAVGASVNPRIQKSQLSALCRRFGEVMTLYNEAQVSFREKSKGRIQRQLEITGRVTTNEQLEAMLESGNPAIFVSGVMSDSRITREALSEIESRHRDIIQLESSIRELHSMFLDIALLVETQGDMTNNIEKNVSSAAEYVCRAVGETKKAVRYQTKARRKAFSLAICVVVGLAVSAVVIVGTAEIKEQVCLPKKKKERTRRNTRTVEKRKDGHVVRVQDGVTLLLPEERALPSLLSPVNVFFRKDRESRRGGSEEEMKLYPLSLSDRGHFVKITFENQHDIVCTRTHTHTHTHR; this is encoded by the exons ATCTGCGGACATGAGGGCGGTGATGTCACACTCCGAGGGGGGCAGGACTTCTTCATGGAGGGATTTTTCAGAGAG GTGCAGGAGACCCGAGGGCTGGTTGATAGGATCTCCTCTAAGGTGGAGGaggtgaaaaacaaacacagctgcgTTCTGTCCGCACCGGATCCTGACGAGA GAACGAAGGCGGAACTGTCACGGCTCAATGAGGAGATCAAGAGGGACGCCAGCACCGTGCAGGACCGCTTAAAGg CCATGCAGGCGGAGCTGTCCCAGGACGAGAATGCAGTCGGGGCATCGGTGAATCCCCGCATCCAGAAATCCCAG CTCTCCGCGCTGTGCCGCAGGTTCGGGGAGGTCATGACCCTGTACAACGAGGCGCAGGTGTCCTTCCGCGAGAAGAGCAAAGGCCGAATTCAGAGACAGCTGGAGATAA cgGGAAGAGTGACCACGAACGAGCAGCTGGAGGCCATGCTGGAGAGCGGCAATCCCGCCATATTTGTGTCAGGC GTGATGTCAGACTCGCGGATCACCCGCGAGGCCCTGAGCGAGATCGAGTCCCGGCACAGAGACATCATCCAGCTGGAGTCCAGCATCAGGGAGCTGCACAGCATGTTCCTGGACATAGCCCTGCTGGTGGAGACGCAG GGCGACATGACCAACAACATCGAGAAGAACGTGTCCAGCGCGGCGGAGTACGTGTGCCGCGCCGTGGGGGAGACCAAAAAAGCCGTTCGCTACCAGACGAAAGCCCGCCGG AAAGCGTTCTCTCTTGCTATTTGTGTTGTTGTGGGCCTTGCTGTTTCAGCCGTAGTCATCGTCGGTACAGCAGAAATTAAGGAGCAGGTgtgtctgccaaaaaaaaaaaaagaaagaacaagaaGGAATACACGaacagtggaaaaaagaaaagacggGCATGTGGTGCGTGTGCAGGATGGAGTGACACTCCTTCTCCCTGAAGAACGCGCCCTCCCgtctctcctttctcctgtcAACGTTTTCTTTCGGAAGGATCGGGAATCTCGTCGGGGAGGGTCCGAGGAGGAGATGAAGCTCTACCCTCTATCCCTCTCAGATCGAGGGCATTTTgtgaaaatcacatttgaaaatCAGCATGATattgtgtgcacacgcacacacacacacactcacacacacagatag
- the LOC135239382 gene encoding syntaxin-2-like isoform X2, whose product MRDRLADLTVICGHEGGDVTLRGGQDFFMEGFFREVQETRGLVDRISSKVEEVKNKHSCVLSAPDPDERTKAELSRLNEEIKRDASTVQDRLKAMQAELSQDENAVGASVNPRIQKSQLSALCRRFGEVMTLYNEAQVSFREKSKGRIQRQLEITGRVTTNEQLEAMLESGNPAIFVSGVMSDSRITREALSEIESRHRDIIQLESSIRELHSMFLDIALLVETQGDMTNNIEKNVSSAAEYVCRAVGETKKAVRYQTKARRKYIIIAIVVLVLLALLALIIGLSVGLPKP is encoded by the exons ATCTGCGGACATGAGGGCGGTGATGTCACACTCCGAGGGGGGCAGGACTTCTTCATGGAGGGATTTTTCAGAGAG GTGCAGGAGACCCGAGGGCTGGTTGATAGGATCTCCTCTAAGGTGGAGGaggtgaaaaacaaacacagctgcgTTCTGTCCGCACCGGATCCTGACGAGA GAACGAAGGCGGAACTGTCACGGCTCAATGAGGAGATCAAGAGGGACGCCAGCACCGTGCAGGACCGCTTAAAGg CCATGCAGGCGGAGCTGTCCCAGGACGAGAATGCAGTCGGGGCATCGGTGAATCCCCGCATCCAGAAATCCCAG CTCTCCGCGCTGTGCCGCAGGTTCGGGGAGGTCATGACCCTGTACAACGAGGCGCAGGTGTCCTTCCGCGAGAAGAGCAAAGGCCGAATTCAGAGACAGCTGGAGATAA cgGGAAGAGTGACCACGAACGAGCAGCTGGAGGCCATGCTGGAGAGCGGCAATCCCGCCATATTTGTGTCAGGC GTGATGTCAGACTCGCGGATCACCCGCGAGGCCCTGAGCGAGATCGAGTCCCGGCACAGAGACATCATCCAGCTGGAGTCCAGCATCAGGGAGCTGCACAGCATGTTCCTGGACATAGCCCTGCTGGTGGAGACGCAG GGCGACATGACCAACAACATCGAGAAGAACGTGTCCAGCGCGGCGGAGTACGTGTGCCGCGCCGTGGGGGAGACCAAAAAAGCCGTTCGCTACCAGACGAAAGCCCGCCGG AAATACATAATAATTGCCATAGTTGTGCTGGTCCTGCTTGCTCTACTTGCTCTTATCATTGGTCTGTCTGTGGGACTCCCTAAACCATAG